The Skermanella rosea sequence TGGGCCGCCAGGACGGGGCCGACCAGCGGCCCGGCCCCCGCGATGGCCGCGAAATGATGGCCGAACAGCACGTACTTGTTGGTCGGCACATAGTCCAGGCCGTCATTGTACCGGACCGCGGGCGTCCTGCGCCGGGGATCGAGCCCCAGGACGGTCCGGGCGATGAACAGGCTGTAGAACCGGTAGGACAGGAGGGCGACGCAGACGGCCGCGACGACGATCCAGAGGGCGTTGATGGTCTCGCCCCGGTTCAGGGCGATCAAGCCGAAAGCGACCGTCATCGCCAGGGTGACGGCGATCCAGATCAGCCCTTGGCCGACTGTTTGAGTGGACCTACTCATTGGAAGAGTGCCTTTCGTGGCGCTACGAACAACATCCGTCGCAGGCCAGTCGGAAAGGGCACGTCGCGGCGGATGGAACGGCCGCAATATCCGCCACATCATCGCCTTGAACAATTATACGAATGGGACAGTCCCTGCAGCTAATCGTTACTTTTTTGCACGGGTTACAGATATTTTAGTTGGGGTTTTGCCTTTTTTACTTAATTTGCTCCCATCGGGATACAGGGCGGCACCCGCCGGACTTCCGCCCGTCGGATACCGCCCCTTCCGGCCGTCTATTTCAGGCCCTGGAGATAAGCCACCAGCGCGTCCCGGTCCGCCGCGTCGGCGACGCCGTCGAAGGGCATGCGGTTGCCCTTCACCTTGCCCTGCGGGTCGGCGATGAACTGGTCGAGGGCGGCGGCGTCCCAGGTGATGCCGCTCCGCTTCATCGCCGGGGAATAGCGGAAGCCGTCGGCGGATGCGGCCTTGCGGCCGACGACCCCCACCAGCGCCGGGCCGCTGTCGGTCCCGACGCCCTTGTCGCCGTGGCAGGCGGCGCAGCTCTCGTAGACCTCCGCGCCGCGGGCTTCGTCACCCGCCCGGGCGGCCGGAGCGGCGGCCAGGAGGCCGGCCGCCGCTATCAGAACAGCTCTCATGTCCTCAGGCCTTCATCAGGTGCGTGGGGTTCTTCAGGTACTTGTTGACCACGGCGTCGGCCGCCCAATAGGACAGCGCGCCGACCGCGCCGGTCGGGTT is a genomic window containing:
- a CDS encoding c-type cytochrome translates to MRAVLIAAAGLLAAAPAARAGDEARGAEVYESCAACHGDKGVGTDSGPALVGVVGRKAASADGFRYSPAMKRSGITWDAAALDQFIADPQGKVKGNRMPFDGVADAADRDALVAYLQGLK